A single region of the Thermodesulfobacteriota bacterium genome encodes:
- a CDS encoding DUF11 domain-containing protein gives NVAQVAGDQHDPSLSNNISPQTTTVVPGNVPPPEPPEPGGNDLFILKFVSPNPVEVNTPVTFTLVVGNNGEFGSAATVIDALPANMTFVSATASTGDPCNFNELTRQVTCDIGTVPSINEGQTVVVEVTVIPTQTGTLPNTALLANITGDPNTGNNNSIVTVNVVEAGSGNPDPPVVNPTPAPTDEPPDQGGGGPSAPSDGNGGDSGCSIAQGPVNSGNSAANLALLLLPLLVFGFRSIRKQK, from the coding sequence AATGTTGCTCAGGTAGCTGGCGATCAGCATGATCCATCGTTATCAAATAATATATCACCTCAAACAACAACAGTAGTACCAGGAAATGTACCTCCTCCAGAACCACCAGAGCCAGGAGGAAATGACTTGTTTATTCTTAAGTTTGTTTCCCCTAACCCTGTGGAGGTAAACACACCTGTTACCTTTACATTGGTAGTAGGTAATAACGGTGAGTTTGGTTCAGCGGCAACCGTAATTGATGCCCTACCTGCAAATATGACTTTTGTATCTGCAACAGCAAGTACTGGCGATCCTTGTAACTTCAACGAGCTTACTCGTCAGGTTACTTGTGATATAGGTACGGTACCATCAATTAATGAAGGTCAAACAGTTGTGGTAGAGGTTACGGTAATACCGACTCAAACCGGAACATTGCCAAACACAGCTCTATTGGCAAATATTACGGGCGATCCGAATACTGGTAACAATAATTCAATTGTTACAGTAAATGTAGTTGAGGCCGGTTCTGGTAACCCAGATCCTCCAGTTGTTAATCCAACACCTGCTCCAACAGATGAACCACCTGATCAAGGCGGTGGTGGCCCTAGCGCACCATCGGATGGTAACGGTGGAGACAGTGGTTGTAGCATAGCTCAAGGTCCCGTTAACAGCGGAAACTCTGCAGCAAACCTAGCACTTCTGCTACTACCGCTGCTAGTATTTGGATTTAGATCAATAAGAAAACAGAAATAA